The Phyllopteryx taeniolatus isolate TA_2022b chromosome 4, UOR_Ptae_1.2, whole genome shotgun sequence genome includes the window AATCTATTTGTGGTAGTGGGTATCCGGTGGCTGGCCAGGGGTTTTGGGGTAGGGAGGGATTAAAGTTAAACGAACACTTACCGaatattttataataaattaaagtatttcaataaaaaaaaactatttcttaGCCGgatagatacagtgggtactgaaagtatgcagaccccttaaatatttcactctttttttttttatactgcagccatttgctaaaataatttaagttcatgttttacctcattaatgtacacacaacacccaatattgacagacaaaacagaattgttcaagtttttgaagatttattaaaaaagaaaaaatgaaatatcacacagccataagtattcagaccctttgtccAGTAtttagtttttcacacctggatttggggttcagttggcttcatcaagccgtgatcttcaactctcactggagcagtttgcagccgagtgtgaagcggctgggatgagaatcagcacctccaaatctgagaccatggtgctcagtcggaaaagggtggcgtgccctctccaggtcggggatgagatcctgccccaagtggaggagttcaagtatcttggggtcttgttcacaagtgagggaagaatggaacgggagatcgacaggcggatcggtgcagcgtctgcagtgatgctgactttgtatcggtccattgtggtaaagaaggagctaagccgaaaggcaaagctttcaatttacccgtcaatctatgttcctacactcacaTATGGtaacgagctgtgggtcgtgaccgaaagaacaagatccttgatacaagcggccgaaatgagtttcctccgcagggagtccggactctcccttagagatagggtgagaacctTGGTCAtgcgggaggatctcagagtagagccgctgctcctccacatcgagaggagccagatgaggtggctgggggatttgatttggatgcctcccggacgcctcactggtgaggtgttccgggcacgtcccaccaggaggagactccagggacgacccaggacacgctggagagactacgtctttcggctggcctgggaacgcctcaggatcccccccggaagagctgaatgaagtggctggggagagggaagtctgggcgtccctgctatagctactgcccccgcgacccgacctcggataagcggtagaaaatggatggatggatggatttggggatcatctgccattcctccttgcagatcctctccagttctgtcaggttggatggtgaacattggtgaacagccattttcaggtctttccagagatgcgtaattgggtttaagtcagggctctggctgggccattcacgcaacagtcacggagttgttctgaagccactccgttattttagctgtgtgcttaagaGTCatggtcttgttggaaggtgaaccttcggcccagtctgaggtcatgagcactctggagaaggttttcatccaggttatccttgtacttggccacatttaattcaattaaaCAACTTTGACACTTAATGACATTTCTGTTTGGTGGTTTACCGTGTGGTTCTTGTAATGTAAAACGGCTGCCTTGGCTCAACATAGGTTGGAAAGCACAGATCTAAACATTATTACTCTCCTAAATAAAAGCTCAAGTTATTAAATAAGTCTTACATAATGCACATAGACTAACGTTTCATAATTCACATCCAACAGCGGTAGAGGAGTGATTACATTATCTACCTGATGATAATCATACACGAATGAGCTCAGCTCCTACCTAAAGGTCACTACATAAACTTTCATTTCTTCATTCATGTGACATGGACACTATTCTCACCTTTTTGGCTCTGAACACCACCACAatctatttaaatttaaatgctACATTTAAATGCTGCTAGACCTCACACCGTTCGGAAACTCAGAGCACTATTGGAATGCGCACTCTCAGAGTCGAGTTAGAGCATCAGGTTGAAtttcaaaatgcattttataaGCACCGCTGTATAGCCACACTAGCCGCAGCCACGGGAAGGCCCGAGGCCCTGAGCTACATAGTCACAAAACGCGAaagttctaaaaaaataaactagcttttggattcaaacatacagtacaagacaGCAGCGCGCAATGTCTTCGGTGCAAACAAGATTGTGTCAGCAATAATGTCTTAATTCCCGGATTTGCAAACTTAGACGTTACGACCAAATTATCAATTGATCTTATCAGATTGGTATAAAGTCTAGTAAAAATTACCAAGCGTGTTCAACTTtgtgataaataaaatatcgGTGTCAGTCTTACCGGCAGCCGGTTGTCAGAATTGTCAAATATAATCTCCACAAATGCAGAAATAACACGAGGACCAGTTCCCTCCTACAAAAACAGAAGGGGAAAATTTATGTTTgcatgatgacaaaaaataagtCTTACTTGCAACTGATGCTACCCTTGAAGGTACTTACATGGAGCAAGGCCAGGCGCTGCTCAGGTCGGAGGTGGCTAAACTCATCACTGAGCACAAACTGAATGGCTGGGGAGGAGGAAATAAACAATCACCCTTACCTCGTTTTTAACAAAATCATGGATGTATGCTGCTATTCTAACCGGCCCACTTACCATagaaaaagttactttttcctGATCCATTTCGCCCAACTGTGAAAGAGAggaaacaatttaataaaatcaaTGTGTCATGAgaaatcatcaggtgtgcttaatttaacttaattggtctgaacaTTATTATCCATTTCCTACAAATCACATAactgttcatctatctatgccagtgacgtatagcgacaggcagaacaatgataTAGCAGtatataatgttcaaacaaatAGATACAGATTTCAAACTGAGTAATACATTCATGAGTATTTGAGATTATTCAAGATTTGTCTAATGTTGGGAAAGACTGTTCTAGTAAACGAATGTGGGTGTCTTCATCCAAATAACAAAACATACAGCATAAAGCAGGAGGAGGTGGTTCAAGTGACCCAGTACCCACCGATGACATTGTGCTTGGGACTAAACGGGTCTACCACAGTCTGGTCCCTGTAACTTCGGAACCCCTGGATGATAACCTGCACAAGAACCGTCAATGTATCTTTATAAGAGGGCACCAAACTTTCAAATGCATTGCGTTTACCGTGTAAATGCGCCGGACAATAACTATTTACTCGAGTGAGTAGACTATAATAGTTATGGCTTGACGCTTCAGCTAACTTTAGCCAAACAGCTTCAAAAGGGGGCGGGCAATTCAAAGCAGCATTTTCTATGGCGCTCTCGTTAACCTTAACGTGACGGCCATTCACAACATGCTCAATGCGGACTGTCTGAACTCCGTTATCTTAAACGAAACAAGGCTTTGCACTAAAACTGCGACTTATGATCTGCCTTCATTCAAGCAAGTAACAGTGCTGCTAGCCCACTCGGCCCAGTAAGGAAGCAACAGGGACACACTGGTGTCCTTAGCTTACCTGTTTGATGTACATCTGAAGTCTATTTCGGGCGTCTCCTTGTCTGAATCAGGAGCTAACCGATCAGCTCCAGGTAAATGGAGATAGCGGGTAAGTAAAAGCCCACACTTGTTCGAATATTTTAtcgggtttgtttgttttttttcgcaTTTAAAACCGGTGAGCCATTCCGCAGTGGAGGAAAACACGGAAAATGGCGGCGGGGGCGGGACGAATTGGCTCATACCACAATGTAAAAACACAGTGACTACGAAATAAACATCCACATGGTAACGCGGAACAATAATCCGTATTGGATCAAATCTAGCAACAATTCTAAGTTTTAAATTCTGAAGAAACAAGCtgaatgttttattattgtgttcGTGCCAATAAATAATCATCTTAACTGTTTCGTGGTGTCGATGCGTCCCTATTTGCAACTTTGGTACAGACTATCTGGGCGCCAAAGGAAGGAATGAGAGAAACATAGCGACGTAGATGCGCGAATGTTAAAgcgaaattttattttatatacagtacagcagaCTGTAGTCTGGTCTGCTGGTTACTACGAATACGCTTTCTTATCGATAGGTAACTAATTACTTGTGGGATGTTTTTTGGAACAAACTCACTGAATCACGTGTTCGTGTCAAGTTCGTTGACAAAGACTGCAGATTGTATTATTAtcgattgtaaaaaaaaataataataataataataaagcactCTTCATCTAAACCTGATTGGCCAACTCTGAGCCACTGCAGGTGTCACTGTTGCCTTTTTATGTACAAAGATGTTATCCTGTGCCTTGTGGATTTAGCCACATGATAGGAGACATGAGTATTATGCCGTTAGCTGCATATTTATCAGTAGTGGGAAGTAACAAATACTTTGTTGCTGTACCTGAgtggattttttaaatgcatcctTGAGTATGTATTATTGATTGATTATGTATTGCTTGTATTCAGGGGAATAGTTAGTCATTTGGGGGTCCAAGGCAAACCAGTTTGGGGCACTCTACATccatgttatatatattttgaatattaatgttgatcatcaactaaaaagtgtgaatttgagaacaTTCTCCTATTTCCTGAACTAGATAAAGTCCTTAAAATtcatatctaaaaaaataattgataatAACATGAATCATTTAatatatctgtactttcttcttactttgtcaaaattggTGGATTACTTTTGTCAACCCCAGTGAATGATAACACGATGTAAATAGAGAGAGGTTAAGTATAGCCAGACAGAAAAAAGAGCCACGGCAGTGACATGGAAGAACATGacccagggagcattaacgatGATGACGCAACAgatagaaaaaaatttaatagaATGGTTAGATGCTccaaaaatgatttgtggtAAATACGTTGACTTTGTCTTGTGCCAGCATAAAAACCACCACCTTCTGCCGCTCAAAAATTCTGTCTAATTTGAatcaacacatactgtatgcacattagtggttttttttcttttttttccccctatttgTTATCATAAGCTTATTTTGTGCAGTTGCATCAACTTGTTTTAGTAGTGTGTccagtgattcttttttttttgtactcattAGCATTATGGAAGTTAATAAAAGAGTGGAACTGATTTTTGTGCAGCTTGGTTATCAAAATCTTATATAGAATTGACAGTCATTTGTATACCATTGTACttataagtacatttcagagtctattgtttttctttacttttaccttaaggagttgaatcagtcaTTCTACGTTTACCGGTGTATTTTAGCTGTATTTCTACTAAAGTACagtgtgtgagtacttttgccacctctgataTTTATTCAGTGATTGCATTAAGACAACtctttttcaacttttattaaacacatcaacatcaacattactggaaaaaaagattacaattttaaataaatttaaacgCCTGACTGACTTTGTGAATAAACACAGAAATCACAATATCAACCTAAGGCATGTATATTGCAGGTTTATCACTGTGCTGTTGTCACTGCCTGCAGCATCAGCGTCATCCCATGAAATGTGTATTACTACCAATTTAGACTTTCTTTTCTCTAGTCTGGTCTGCTGGTTTCAACACCAGGCACACAGGGAGCTTTtacatttgattcattttcaaGTAAGACTAAAAGCAgtcacatttctttcttttttttttaaggcagtgCAGTTATTGGGCTCAGCTTGAACTGATGATGGACTGGGGACTTCAGGCAAGAGGTAGGGAGGGTGAATACAGATGGCTCAAAGTTTTTGGTGTTGAAGGAGGTGCTGATGTCATTGGCAAAAAAAGAAGCAGACTCTGGGGCACAGGGAGTGGCGGGTTCAGGTGTGGCGGCATGAGTGGGCGCCGTCGAAAGGACTTCTGACTCAAACTGCAGCAGCTGACCCATGAAACTAAAGTTGGGTGAGATAACGGCCCGGCGCTGCTTGATGATATCGAATGCTGCATCCAGTCTCAGCTGCTGGGTTCTCATGATGTAGGCCATGCAGATGGTGGGGGAACGAGAGATGCCCGCTTCACAGTGCACGAGGACCTTTCCCCCAGATTGCTTTATGTGATCTGGACACGGGACAAAAGGCCAACAAGTCAATCATTGGACATGGATGTgcaattttcttcaaaatggttacataatatttaaaaagaaaaactttaacAGTACAATCACAATGGGAAATTTAAATGGACAGCTACTATGAATACTGTGACAGCatatagaaaataataaatcacatttgAATGAACTTTGAAGAAATAACCTGCCATTTACTCCCACTCACTAATCATATACCACAGCTACATAAGCACCACCCACAGAGAAACTTTGCAGGGGCCACAGgctttgtatatttttatgatCTTAAATCCGTGTAATTCGTACACACTTGTGGTGGTTCTGTAACACAGCTGCATGGAACTTAAGTCCTCCTGAACCATTGTGGGGCAATGGGTGCTGCCTTTTGTGACACAGCGAAGCATGCACTCCGACTGACATGACTGTTCGTGTTCATTCCGAGAACATGTTCTCTTTTTAGGCACGTGCATGCAATTTAACAGAATTCCTTTCctaaaaggtcatttcaatcaGCCCCAGTGAGCCCCTTGCCTTGATGGATGTTTTAATGACCATGGTGTCGTGGTGGGCTTTGCCTACTATTTTCAGTCATAAGGTcaatgatatttatttttaacccctAAACTACGGGTGGGGGACCTACAGCCCAAAGAACATTTGATACAGTCTACCGTACAACAACTAACCCTAAGATGCTCATAACATTTAATAATAAGCATCTATTGTTCCATACATTCAGTATGGCCAGAAATAGccccaaataaaaacaaggttACCCACCCGTGCCCTAAACTGTCAATCATCCCCACTTAATTGAAATAACTCGGCAGCTTAGTAGATGAATTTTAGAGCTCTTGGCTCAATGTAGGCTAAACCTGTTCCTGGTACAATTAGTTGTCTTATGTAATGAGGACTCAATGTAGGCTGCATCCTCAAACAATACACAATAGCAACAATAGCCCCCAAACAGTACTGGTCAGTCCAGTCGCTCCTGGCTGAGCTTTGTCCTTGCTTATGCCTGTCTATAAATAACCACCAACTCATTGTGTGCATCGTTTGCTGCTGCTTTTATAATCTATCATTGCTCTCCCACACACTCTATTCTCCACAGGCTGCTGCTGCCCTCAGGCCCACCTGTGAGCAACTGACCACTGTTGAGGTGTGTCGCCCCTCTTTTCAACCTCCTTTGCCTACGCATTACTGCTCAGCCACTTGTCACACTGACTACACGGCCTCACCCACTGGAGATTAGGCCTAGTAGGCGATGACAACATGAGAAGGGCTTTTTCAAGCTAAGACACAGGAGTCAACTCCTCAGCAAATCCTGATTGGAAGGGACCGGTTGGATGCGTTGGCGTAGGCTCGAGGTCAGGCGATCACGTTAAACTGATTAGCACTGGGTTTCTTATAGTCCTCTATTTGTGAACGGCAGCACTGGCAAGCACAGTGAGGGTTTATTAGAGGCAGACGAActccttttaaaaataaacacctaTGGATAGGAGTCTTTGTCTATGTCGCCTAATTCAAACGGAATATTTCCAAGACTTCCTGCACGCAATCTAAAACTATAAATGTACAGACACAAGTTGTTATTTTGGGTAAAGCTCTATCCTGGGGAAGGTACGTATATTTCCCTTGCCAAATAGTCTGCAAGCGCACTATTTTAAGCAGGGAGAAGAGACAAAAAATAAACGTGGAATGATGATTCAGAAATAAACCTCCAGGTGAAAGCCCTTAGAAAACCTATTTAACACCGCACACCCAGCTAAAAGGTTTAACTCACCGATAAATTCTATTGCCTCTTGGAAGTGGGAGCTGATGTCTGCCACGTGGCTGTCCTCCACTGGGATCCACTTGTAGTTGTAGTGGCCCTTGGCCGAGTGCATGTCCCTGCGTGACACGTTGAGCAAGGCAGTGATGTGAAGGTCGGTGAGATAGTCCTGCCTGGAGGCATGGTAGGCACTACCGAGGTAGAGGAAAGGCAGGATCTCCACAGGTTTACCCTGAAAGTGAGAGATGGGCGGAGGGAACACCAGATAGGAGTCAAGATAAGGGGGTCTAATATACAACAAGGTGTGATGTTGGCTCTTAATTGATGACCGCATGCATCTAATTAAGAACTTGTCAACCTGGAGCAAACCATTATCCTTCTCTGGCATCTAAATGATTCCACTACTATGTGGAGGTAGATATTGCACTTCCAATAACATGATGCCGTCACTGAGTCAGAACATCAAAGAAGGAAACGAGTAAAGACGTAAGTATATAACACTGGCATCGCTATGTAAATTTGTCAGTAGGATATGGGCGATATCAAAGTAACCTCACTGGATGATTTAACTGGTACAATGAAGTTTGGTCAACGTCAGTACAGGGAATCCTGATCAGGCTTTCCAGCATGGGGTGTCAAGTGGGAATGGTGGTACGTGTGATATCATAGCAGCGAGACAGCATATGAATTAATGAAAGAACTGTATCGTTTGGTGAAAAGGGGACATCAGTAGGCAATGCCATGATGTCACAAGCCTGTTTTAGCAACAGATGCAACTGCGCATTTTTGCATAGCGAGGCGGTATGCCATAGTAATTAGATGCATGATGATGTTAACACcataaaaaattgtgaaaaacataGGGTCACCTGGCCTTTGATTGTATTGCTGAAAATGCCAATAAATTCTATGCTGGGCAGGGGGGCATTtatcctttcctttttttttttctcattgagtTTGAATTGGCTGtgggatgcatggatggatttaaaaatcattcaactgctattttaaaaagtattactAGATCCATCCCTTAATTTTGTATAGCGTTTGTTGCCGGTGAGCTGTAGCATGTATCACAGTTGACTTTCGGCAAGAgacgggttacaccctggaatTGTTGCCAGCAAATGacagaatacaattaaaatttgtattttcaaatCATCAGTTCAACTGCTTGTCTTTTGGTATCACACAATAGATTGATAGTTGAGATGTAAGTATTTTGAGAAAAGGTCATGGACCAAAGGGTGTTTTTCTCCATCTGGCCTGCTCCCTATCTCGGCCCCATGGGGTCACACAATATCACAGTAGTCTATGTTTGTGTACAGCGACTATGCTAAATACAAACCACTCGTGCGTGTTTTATGTCATCCTAGAAAAACATGGATGTGGGTTTTggctggatgatgatgatgggctGCCCTTACCTGATCATAAAGTGGTTTGTGGTGAGCAAGCTTCTCACTGCTGGCTCTTTTCTCGCTTTCAGTTCCGCTCTGCTCGATGCTTTCACCTTCAGTGCAAAGTTCTGGGTATTGGGAGTGGAAGTTCTCATATCCTCCTGTGAGAAGGGGCGATTGTCGGAGGGGGCATGAAGACATGTATTGAGTTTAGAATAAACACCACACGAATACACGCCTTGTGAAACCACAGTTTATGAAACCGATTTAGCGCCGGATTATAACCTGATTATAAGAGCCTCATTAATTACTGGAGTCCGCTAATCCTTTTCACTTCCACAGGATGTAAAGGCGACAGACGGAAATTGGGGTGTTTTAACACATGATCACAAACACAGCCAATTATTTAGATTACATTCTAGCTTTTTTTCACCAATTACcctccatttgttttttttgctaccGAAAGTCGGTTTCacaatttgttcatatttgtcaGTACTGACTCATCGGCTCCCGTGACGCACATTTAATGCAGTCTGCTTACAACACGAACGTACATAGAAGAGTTTCTTGGTGGAGAACGGAATGTGTAATAATTGTTTGAATAGGCCACAAAagacacattaaaataaatttcgtttaagaaaaataataataaattgtactttttttccacagtaaaatcattttcattttcaaaggaAAACAGTTACGTGTCGATGACTTATTGGCGGTCAAGATATTGGCATTAATAAGTCATCGCCCTGCTTATGAGTGTTTTCCTAGTCAGTCGCTTAATATGTGCCAAAGAAAGTAAAccatttttgcttttctttttttcacctttttaaaaacgtttttcgTTACCTTTTAAGAAGCAGATGTTGGTCCCGTTGGCCACATGCGTCAGGGTGTTTATGACTATTTGTGCTACGCTTTCCTTCTTCAGCTTCTGCCAGTGGGACGTCCGGTCGTCCAGAGCCACCACCGCCGATATGCTCCCCTCACGAAGCCGGGCGAGGGCTCTCTCGTCCGGGATGACGAACTGCAGAGGCACCGGTCCTCCCCGCGACCTCCGGACCACCACGGAGTTGAGATTGACGTTGACGGAGCCTCTGATGTTGGAGTTCGTAAATGACAAGTAAGGTCGACAGTCCACGATAAGGCAGCTCCCGCGCTCCTTCCTGATGATCCTCCGCAAGTGGCGGCAGTCGATGCTGGacactttcatttttattgccCAAAGAATGCGTG containing:
- the dusp5 gene encoding dual specificity protein phosphatase 5 encodes the protein MKVSSIDCRHLRRIIRKERGSCLIVDCRPYLSFTNSNIRGSVNVNLNSVVVRRSRGGPVPLQFVIPDERALARLREGSISAVVALDDRTSHWQKLKKESVAQIVINTLTHVANGTNICFLKGGYENFHSQYPELCTEGESIEQSGTESEKRASSEKLAHHKPLYDQGKPVEILPFLYLGSAYHASRQDYLTDLHITALLNVSRRDMHSAKGHYNYKWIPVEDSHVADISSHFQEAIEFIDHIKQSGGKVLVHCEAGISRSPTICMAYIMRTQQLRLDAAFDIIKQRRAVISPNFSFMGQLLQFESEVLSTAPTHAATPEPATPCAPESASFFANDISTSFNTKNFEPSVFTLPTSCLKSPVHHQFKLSPITALP